One Malania oleifera isolate guangnan ecotype guangnan chromosome 10, ASM2987363v1, whole genome shotgun sequence genomic region harbors:
- the LOC131166750 gene encoding pectinesterase-like — MAYQPVFVTLTVLIIHILFSQQKPASGKSLVNANQWCNQTPFPQVCEQSLSGHPNSGIVDQKSDFLKLALQLALDGALRAQSTVDSLGSKCNGNKEKAAWLDCGKLYDYTILRLNKTIHTTKCTWGDSQTWLSTALTNLETCRAGFVELGVINHILPLMLIDSVGIFIRNALALNKLLSSKFEVEVSNRYEDDGFPDWVKPSDQKLLQQPSSSLASQANLVVAKDGSGNYKTIGEAIINAASKWSGSGRFVILVKEGTYDEKVEIGNNLNNVMLVGDGIGKTIITGSRSVQGGYTTFNSSTVSINGDGFLSRGITYRNTAGAINQQAVAVLSLSDLSAFYECSFEGYQDTLYVHSGRQFFRECDIYGTVDFIFGNAAVVFQKCNIYARKPIHNMNVVTAQGRTDPNQNTGISIHNSKVIAAPELKAVQSDTIPTYLGRPWQKYSRTVFIVSYLDNLIDPAGWKEWDGNFALDTLYYGEYGNTGDGASTKNRVTWSGYHVLNAADASKFTVETFISGSDWLPSTGVPFDLGL, encoded by the exons ATGGCATATCAACCAGTATTTGTAACACTCACAGTACTTATTATACATATACTTTTTTCTCAACAAAAACCTGCTTCTGGCAAGAGTTTAGTTAATGCAAACCAGTGGTGTAACCAAACCCCTTTCCCCCAAGTTTGTGAGCAGTCACTTAGCGGTCATcctaactctggtattgtggatCAAAAGTCTGATTTTCTAAAGTTGGCACTACAACTGGCTTTGGACGGCGCTCTCCGTGCCCAAAGCACCGTTGATTCACTAGGCTCCAAATGCAACGGCAATAAGGAAAAAGCTGCTTGGCTTGATTGTGGCAAACTCTACGACTACACTATCTTGCGCCTTAACAAAACAATTCACACCACAAAATGCACCTGGGGAGATTCACAAACGTGGCTTAGCACTGCTCTTACCAACCTCGAAACCTGTCGAGCAGGGTTTGTGGAGCTCGGGGTTATCAACCACATATTGCCCTTAATGTTAATTGACAGCGTGGGAATCTTCATTCGCAATGCTTTGGCTCTCAACAAGTTACTGTCATCAAAATTCGAAGTAGAAGTGTCTAATAGGTATGAAGACGATGGTTTTCCTGATTGGGTGAAACCCAGCGACCAAAAGCTCTTACAACAACCTTCTTCATCCCTAGCTTCTCAAGCGAATTTGGTGGTGGCAAAAGATGGGTCGGGAAATTACAAAACGATAGGGGAAGCGATCATTAATGCAGCATCAAAGTGGTCAGGAAGTGGAAGATTTGTGATTTTGGTGAAGGAAGGTACATATGATGAAAAAGTTGAGATAGGAAACAACTTGAACAATGTAATGTTGGTAGGGGATGGTATTGGAAAAACTATAATCACTGGTAGTAGGAGTGTCCAAGGCGGCTATACGACATTCAACTCATCTACTGTAT ctATTAATGGCGATGGATTCCTAAGTCGAGGCATAACATATCGGAACACTGCCGGAGCAATCAATCAGCAAGCTGTAGCAGTCCTTTCCTTATCTGATCTTTCAGCATTCTACGAGTGTAGCTTTGAAGGGTACCAAGATACTTTGTACGTCCATTCTGGAAGACAGTTTTTCAGGGAATGTGATATTTATGGAACTGTGGACTTCATATTTGGAAATGCTGCAGTAGTATTCCAAAAGTGTAACATCTATGCAAGAAAGCCCATTCACAATATGAATGTGGTGACAGCCCAAGGGAGGACTGACCCTAACCAGAACACTGGAATCTCCATTCACAATTCTAAAGTCATTGCTGCTCCTGAGCTTAAGGCTGTTCAGAGCGACACTATTCCTACATACCTTGGAAGGCCATGGCAGAAGTACTCGCGAACAGTCTTTATCGTTAGTTACCTGGATAATCTGATAGATCCGGCAGGGTGGAAAGAATGGGATGGCAACTTTGCTCTTGACACCTTGTATTATGGAGAGTATGGTAACACAGGAGATGGGGCATCCACCAAGAACAGAGTGACATGGTCTGGCTATCATGTTCTCAATGCTGCTGATGCTTCCAAATTCACCGTTGAAACTTTTATTTCTGGAAGTGATTGGTTGCCATCCACTGGCGTGCCTTTTGATCTAGGCCTttga